One window from the genome of Cryptomeria japonica chromosome 6, Sugi_1.0, whole genome shotgun sequence encodes:
- the LOC131052856 gene encoding cytochrome P450 71AU50, with product MFASRTYSDNDLSGGHGFKQMVEETFGVAGAFCFGDFVPYLDWLDFNGIRSRMQAVHKILDEFAENVIDDHIHRRMGEGKLKKEDSVRDMVDVLLDMAETEDQTVSRVNIKAIIVDMLNAGIETSSTTIEWAMTELLRNPAMLARAQQEMESTVGRDRSVNESDVRKFNCLRCVVKETFRFHPPAPLLVPHESIEGCSVGGYFVPPKTRLYVNVWAMGRDENVWKDAHLFKPDRFMGSNKDVRGQDFDLLPFGTGRRGCPGISMALSVIELALARLLHCFDWTVEGEVDVEEEFGLTVPRKNPLFVRRSWRLTAEYPI from the exons ATGTTTGCCAGCAGGACTTACTCCGACAACGACTTGAGTGGAGGGCATGGCTTCAAACAAATGGTCGAGGAGACGTTTGGTGTGGCCGGTGcattttgttttggtgatttcgtTCCTTACCTCGACTGGCTCGACTTTAACGGAATCCGTAGTCGCATGCAGGCTGTTCACAAAATATTGGATGAATTTGCTGAGAACGTAATCGATGACCACATTCATCGTAGAATGggggaaggaaaattgaagaaagaAGATAGCGTTAGAGACATGGTAGACGTACTGCTCGACATGGCCGAGACTGAGGACCAAACAGTCTCACGGGTCAACATCAAAGCAATCATCGTG GACATGTTAAATGCGGGAATAGAAACATCGTCGACAACTATAGAATGGGCAATGACTGAGCTGCTGAGGAATCCTGCAATGCTGGCACGAGCACAGCAAGAGATGGAATCAACAGTGGGCAGAGACCGCAGTGTAAATGAGAGTGACGTCAGAAAGTTCAACTGCTTGCGATGCGTGGTGAAAGAAACTTTTCGATTTCATCCGCCAGCTCCTCTGCTGGTTCCACACGAGTCGATTGAAGGCTGCAGTGTGGGAGGATATTTTGTTCCACCAAAGACACGGCTGTATGTGAACGTGTGGGCGATGGGAAGGGATGAAAACGTTTGGAAAGATGCTCATCTGTTCAAGCCCGACCGATTCATGGGCAGTAATAAAGATGTCAGAGGTCAGGACTTCGATTTGTTGCCATTCGGAACTGGAAGAAGAGGGTGCCCTGGAATTTCTATGGCTCTTTCTGTTATTGAGTTGGCACTTGCTCGGCTACTTCATTGCTTTGACTGGACTGTGGAGGGGGAGGTGGATGTGGAGGAAGAGTTTGGATTAACTGTTCCAAGAAAGAATCCACTGTTCGTCCGCCGTTCATGGAGGCTCACAGCTGAATATCCTATTTAA